The following proteins come from a genomic window of Pseudomonas sp. J452:
- a CDS encoding sulfotransferase, whose amino-acid sequence MSVDLSFFDNAPLLHIGYPKNLSKWLQKNLFIPEVGFIKYMSPDVIHELLVAKKPFRFDCHALQGKANVVIARARKLLPDQQAAQLIPVVSSEALVGNLFCGGYDAELLAQRLLEAFPQARILIVVREQKQMIRSLYSTAVAWGLPHKLKDFLAPHDENIVPQFNLDFLCYDALVARYQAMFSKERVVVVPYELFKNNPEAFVGEVMKAYPDTLVSTKLKELPFNETVNQGQTIVETKIQRLLNRWVLSTPFNYGGWLKDRDGWRGFRNTWRAPLRRDGYLVRSLDRRLAQEVDALTQNAFAESNRRLSRLIGMDLGELGYEM is encoded by the coding sequence ATGAGCGTAGACCTGAGTTTTTTTGATAATGCACCGTTGCTGCATATCGGGTATCCGAAAAATCTCTCGAAGTGGCTGCAGAAAAATTTATTTATTCCTGAGGTGGGTTTCATTAAATACATGAGTCCCGATGTGATTCATGAGCTTTTGGTGGCCAAGAAGCCCTTCCGTTTTGATTGTCATGCGCTCCAAGGAAAAGCCAATGTTGTTATAGCGCGAGCCCGTAAGCTGTTGCCGGATCAGCAGGCTGCTCAGCTGATTCCAGTAGTGTCATCAGAGGCATTGGTCGGAAATTTATTTTGCGGAGGATATGATGCGGAGTTGCTCGCGCAGAGATTGTTGGAGGCATTTCCCCAGGCCAGAATATTGATCGTGGTGCGTGAGCAAAAACAAATGATTCGCTCTCTGTATAGCACGGCTGTTGCGTGGGGGTTACCTCACAAGCTCAAAGATTTCCTTGCTCCGCATGATGAAAATATCGTTCCACAGTTCAATCTCGACTTTCTCTGTTACGACGCTTTAGTTGCCCGCTATCAAGCAATGTTTTCGAAGGAGCGGGTAGTTGTCGTTCCTTATGAACTATTCAAAAATAACCCTGAGGCTTTTGTTGGGGAGGTAATGAAGGCCTATCCGGATACCCTGGTCTCGACAAAATTGAAGGAATTACCGTTCAATGAGACGGTCAATCAAGGGCAAACAATAGTTGAGACAAAAATCCAACGTCTGCTGAACAGGTGGGTGCTGAGTACGCCATTTAATTACGGCGGTTGGCTAAAAGATCGTGACGGCTGGAGAGGCTTCCGCAATACATGGCGGGCGCCGTTGAGGCGGGATGGGTATTTGGTTCGGTCACTTGACCGGCGGCTGGCTCAAGAAGTTGATGCTTTGACGCAAAATGCTTTTGCTGAATCCAATAGACGTTTGTCTAGGTTGATAGGTATGGATCTAGGTGAGCTTGGCTATGAAATGTGA
- a CDS encoding glycosyltransferase family 2 protein: MSQPLLSIIVIAYDMPRQALNTLISLGPQYQQGVAVDDYEVILVENRSRRNMDAEAVAALPGHFRYFLRDEPGVSPAAAINFGFSQARGRYIGLMIDGARMVTPGVVQNVLMAFSLCEDAMVAVPGYHLGENEQQFHLTHDYTEEKEQALLDEIDWQRNGYSLFDISCLSGANPNGIFHPFMECNCLFTSAEVFREIGQADERFDLPGGGALNLCIYRKVAMHPRTRSFMLAGEGSFHQLHGGVTTSEVEKREAILRRQNDQLTELLGQPFRSPTVEPILLGKIPGAALRYLKHSVERGMHRAQRCAERNEEMYADEQLKKRHARTN; this comes from the coding sequence ATGAGCCAGCCTTTGCTGTCGATTATCGTCATCGCCTATGACATGCCGCGTCAGGCGCTCAACACTCTGATCAGCCTCGGGCCGCAGTATCAGCAAGGAGTGGCTGTCGACGACTATGAAGTGATTCTGGTGGAGAACCGTTCTCGCCGGAACATGGATGCCGAGGCTGTCGCCGCGCTACCTGGTCACTTCCGTTACTTCCTGCGCGACGAACCAGGCGTATCGCCTGCAGCGGCGATCAATTTTGGTTTTTCCCAGGCTCGTGGTCGCTATATCGGTCTGATGATCGACGGTGCGCGGATGGTGACGCCCGGGGTCGTGCAGAATGTGCTGATGGCGTTCAGCTTGTGTGAGGACGCAATGGTTGCCGTGCCGGGTTACCACCTCGGTGAAAACGAACAGCAGTTCCACCTGACCCATGATTATACCGAGGAGAAGGAGCAGGCGCTGCTGGATGAGATCGACTGGCAGCGCAATGGCTATAGCCTGTTCGACATCTCCTGCCTGAGCGGGGCGAATCCCAACGGCATCTTCCATCCCTTCATGGAGTGCAACTGCCTGTTCACTTCGGCTGAAGTATTTCGCGAGATTGGTCAAGCGGATGAGCGGTTTGACCTGCCGGGTGGTGGAGCGCTGAACCTGTGCATCTATCGCAAAGTGGCCATGCATCCGCGTACGCGCTCCTTCATGTTGGCCGGCGAAGGGTCGTTTCATCAGTTGCATGGTGGGGTGACCACCTCTGAAGTGGAAAAGCGTGAAGCTATTTTGCGACGCCAGAATGACCAGCTTACAGAGTTGCTGGGGCAACCATTCCGCTCACCTACGGTGGAGCCGATTTTGTTGGGCAAGATTCCTGGGGCTGCTCTTCGTTACCTCAAGCATTCCGTAGAGCGCGGCATGCATCGGGCACAGCGTTGCGCGGAACGTAACGAAGAGATGTATGCAGACGAACAGCTGAAAAAGAGGCATGCCCGAACTAATTGA
- a CDS encoding glycosyltransferase — translation MLLFRRKLRLSIVLIVYKMPDQAEKTLLSLSPGYQRGVKSEDYEVIVVENHSDRLLGAERAMRHAPNVRYFHRQETQRTPVHAINFGAAQARGSHVVIMIDGARMVSPGVVRQALDVFRMVPNAAVSAPGYHIGHKLQQVAVNEGYNEEVEAGLLQGIQWPQDGYKLFDIAVLSGSCQGGFFQPNYESNFIGMSVKKWRALGGVNPRYDDFGGGNANLDLYKRLLESADTPYYLLYAEGSFHQFHGGVTTGTLKDERARIYKQLDDQDIAIRGANRKPPTVKPILFGSAHPSVYRFIRHSLDKVSPP, via the coding sequence ATGTTGCTGTTTCGCCGCAAGCTTCGCCTGTCGATCGTGCTGATCGTCTACAAAATGCCGGATCAAGCTGAGAAGACCTTGCTGTCCCTGAGCCCTGGTTACCAGCGCGGGGTCAAGTCCGAAGACTATGAAGTCATCGTCGTGGAAAACCACTCAGACCGCCTGCTCGGTGCCGAGCGCGCCATGCGCCATGCGCCCAACGTGCGCTACTTCCACCGTCAGGAGACTCAGCGTACGCCCGTGCATGCGATCAATTTCGGAGCTGCCCAGGCCCGTGGCAGTCATGTAGTGATCATGATCGACGGTGCACGGATGGTATCGCCGGGTGTGGTCAGACAGGCTCTGGACGTCTTCCGTATGGTGCCTAATGCTGCGGTGTCCGCCCCCGGTTATCACATAGGCCACAAGCTGCAGCAGGTGGCGGTGAATGAAGGTTACAACGAGGAAGTCGAAGCCGGTCTGCTACAAGGCATCCAGTGGCCGCAGGATGGCTACAAGTTGTTCGATATTGCCGTGCTCAGCGGGTCTTGCCAGGGTGGTTTCTTTCAGCCTAATTACGAGAGCAATTTCATCGGCATGTCGGTAAAGAAATGGAGGGCCCTTGGTGGCGTCAATCCGCGCTATGACGATTTCGGGGGTGGCAATGCCAACCTTGATCTGTACAAGCGCCTGCTTGAGTCCGCCGACACGCCATATTACCTCCTGTACGCAGAGGGCTCCTTTCACCAGTTCCATGGGGGTGTGACTACCGGCACCCTCAAGGACGAGCGCGCTCGAATCTACAAACAGTTGGACGACCAGGACATTGCCATTCGCGGGGCCAATCGCAAGCCGCCTACGGTGAAACCGATTCTGTTTGGCAGCGCGCACCCGAGTGTTTATCGGTTCATCCGCCATTCGCTGGATAAGGTTAGCCCGCCATGA
- a CDS encoding sulfotransferase family protein: MRSISALFRRTFAFLYPPGRPLMVVGMHRSGTSFLTGSLQQAGLELGQYSAWNPHNLKGNRENQAIVAFHDALLARHGLAWDNPPATALPWTAVDVQAARKLVADYRGVEHWGFKDPRALLLVEGWRALLPDLQFVGIFRHPSAVARSLNARGGMPEHKAFALWLAYNRRLLELYRQQPFPLLCFDEDESVLHDKLNQVLVEVGLRPLQGERFFSPELKHHQQENKPLPDELQSIYQELCGLAR, from the coding sequence ATGCGGTCGATCTCAGCGCTGTTCCGGCGCACATTCGCTTTTCTCTATCCGCCTGGTCGCCCGTTGATGGTCGTCGGCATGCATCGCAGCGGTACCAGCTTCCTGACCGGCTCGCTCCAGCAAGCGGGCCTCGAGCTTGGCCAGTACAGCGCCTGGAACCCGCACAACCTCAAGGGAAATCGTGAAAATCAGGCCATTGTGGCATTTCATGACGCACTCTTAGCGCGTCACGGACTGGCCTGGGACAACCCACCAGCCACGGCATTACCTTGGACCGCGGTCGATGTGCAGGCTGCGCGCAAGTTGGTTGCCGATTACCGTGGAGTCGAGCACTGGGGCTTCAAGGATCCGCGTGCCCTGTTGCTGGTCGAGGGTTGGCGGGCGTTGCTGCCTGACCTGCAGTTCGTCGGAATCTTTCGTCATCCTTCGGCCGTGGCTCGTTCGCTCAATGCTCGTGGTGGCATGCCGGAACACAAGGCTTTCGCGCTCTGGCTGGCCTATAACCGCCGCCTGCTTGAACTGTATCGCCAACAGCCGTTCCCGTTGCTCTGTTTCGACGAGGATGAGAGCGTGTTGCACGACAAGCTCAATCAAGTTTTGGTTGAGGTTGGCTTGCGCCCGCTGCAGGGCGAACGTTTCTTTAGTCCCGAACTTAAGCACCACCAGCAAGAGAATAAGCCTCTGCCGGATGAGTTGCAGTCCATCTATCAGGAGCTGTGCGGCTTAGCCCGCTAG
- a CDS encoding ABC transporter permease — protein sequence MNYRAIVLYGVYSALRTEVAKRFLGFLWWIIEPVMYMGVFYIVFGLGLRQGGPDYAPFLLCGLIAWKWFEGTVRQAGSSIGMNAGLLQQIHVPKCLFPLIQVLSNSFKFLIVLALLVVFLLVLGKPVTPAWLALIPVLLTQLVLIISVGFFLAAIIPFAQDLKQVVDNLLMLLMFMSGIFFSAEQVPESMRFIFELNPMVVLIAAYRSILLAGQWPQWDQLGYVLLVSAPLLLTAGLIFKRFERHYPKLML from the coding sequence ATGAATTACAGGGCAATCGTCCTCTATGGGGTATACAGCGCCCTACGTACTGAAGTAGCGAAGCGCTTCCTCGGATTCCTCTGGTGGATCATCGAGCCCGTGATGTACATGGGGGTGTTCTATATCGTCTTTGGCCTGGGCCTGCGCCAAGGAGGGCCAGACTACGCTCCGTTCCTCCTCTGCGGCCTTATTGCCTGGAAATGGTTCGAAGGCACGGTACGCCAGGCCGGCAGCTCTATCGGCATGAACGCCGGCCTGCTGCAACAAATCCATGTACCCAAATGCCTTTTCCCCCTGATCCAGGTTCTGAGCAATAGCTTCAAGTTCCTGATCGTGCTGGCACTGTTGGTGGTGTTCCTGTTGGTCCTCGGCAAGCCGGTGACTCCGGCCTGGCTCGCCCTGATACCCGTACTCTTGACCCAGCTGGTACTGATCATCTCGGTCGGTTTCTTCCTCGCCGCGATCATTCCCTTTGCCCAGGACCTTAAGCAGGTGGTCGACAACCTGCTGATGCTGCTGATGTTCATGTCCGGTATTTTCTTCAGCGCCGAGCAGGTTCCTGAATCCATGCGGTTCATCTTCGAATTGAACCCCATGGTGGTGCTGATCGCTGCCTACCGCAGCATTCTGCTGGCAGGGCAATGGCCGCAATGGGACCAGCTGGGCTATGTGCTGCTGGTCTCCGCCCCACTCCTGCTAACAGCAGGCTTAATTTTCAAGCGCTTCGAGCGCCATTATCCAAAGCTAATGCTGTAG